A DNA window from Candidatus Cloacimonadota bacterium contains the following coding sequences:
- a CDS encoding TolC family protein, with amino-acid sequence MRKSSTFFMILLLISLLHSEKITLEQSIELAKQNNKELLSEKNALQTAGWTQKNAFTNFLPKLSFNSTAIRIDNNTYQMANQMIEMPVIFNGQQMMIEIPAAAMSGGIYKTNYMNNIIVQQPVFNGGKTIIGYQLARLAKQQALNTLQNKENDIVFQVAGTYFNILKLSDLKELAEKSLNSSKSHLQLIKKKYEVGIGQRSDILQWQVKVKNDETSLNEITNNIKILKTVWKNLLGLEEDILMPEKIQTQNYNAEIQEYSALNSAEIQNKLNLYLNQVKSQNPNLKTLELSRKMMKKNYLMAKGNFLPSLNLQFTYEIENDDKFDLSGEENWNLAAVLSMPLFSSGANYTNLKKTKYEMLQTDLITASAKENLLSGAEATFYNLITKAQSCENNKSALELAQENHKIINELFEQGMVTNTELIDAEILLFSSEMNLISSIYDFILSKYEMKKWTN; translated from the coding sequence ATGAGAAAATCATCTACCTTTTTTATGATCCTGCTTTTAATATCTCTACTTCATTCTGAAAAAATAACACTCGAACAAAGCATTGAACTGGCAAAACAAAATAATAAAGAATTGCTTTCAGAGAAAAATGCCTTGCAGACAGCAGGCTGGACTCAGAAAAATGCCTTCACAAATTTCCTGCCTAAATTGTCCTTTAATTCAACTGCTATCCGCATCGATAACAACACTTATCAAATGGCAAACCAGATGATAGAAATGCCTGTCATATTCAATGGACAGCAAATGATGATCGAAATTCCTGCTGCTGCAATGAGTGGAGGAATTTACAAAACTAATTATATGAACAACATCATAGTACAGCAACCTGTCTTCAATGGCGGAAAGACAATTATCGGATATCAGTTAGCAAGACTTGCCAAACAGCAAGCGTTAAATACTCTCCAAAATAAAGAAAATGACATTGTTTTCCAGGTTGCTGGTACATATTTCAATATTTTAAAATTATCTGATTTGAAGGAACTGGCTGAAAAAAGTCTTAATTCCTCGAAATCACATTTACAGCTGATCAAGAAGAAATATGAAGTCGGGATCGGACAAAGATCGGATATTCTGCAGTGGCAGGTGAAAGTAAAAAATGATGAGACTTCGCTGAATGAAATTACCAATAACATTAAAATATTGAAAACAGTCTGGAAAAACCTGCTTGGATTGGAAGAAGATATTTTAATGCCGGAAAAAATTCAAACACAAAATTATAATGCGGAAATTCAGGAATATTCTGCTTTAAATTCTGCTGAAATTCAAAACAAATTAAATCTTTATTTGAACCAGGTTAAATCCCAAAATCCAAATTTGAAAACACTTGAACTTTCCAGAAAAATGATGAAAAAGAATTATTTGATGGCAAAGGGGAATTTCCTTCCTTCCTTGAACCTGCAATTTACTTATGAGATCGAGAATGACGATAAATTCGATCTTTCCGGAGAGGAAAACTGGAATCTTGCTGCCGTATTATCAATGCCGTTATTCTCCAGCGGAGCGAATTATACTAATCTGAAAAAAACCAAATATGAAATGCTGCAAACTGATTTGATAACTGCATCAGCAAAAGAGAATTTATTATCCGGAGCGGAAGCAACATTTTATAATCTGATCACTAAAGCCCAATCCTGTGAAAATAATAAATCTGCCCTGGAACTGGCTCAGGAAAATCATAAAATAATCAATGAGCTTTTTGAACAGGGAATGGTCACCAATACAGAACTGATCGATGCGGAAATTTTGCTGTTCAGCAGTGAGATGAACTTGATCTCATCGATCTATGATTTTATTTTGAGTAAATATGAGATGAAGAAATGGACAAATTAA